In Artemia franciscana chromosome 4, ASM3288406v1, whole genome shotgun sequence, a single window of DNA contains:
- the LOC136026136 gene encoding TNF receptor-associated factor 4-like isoform X3: MTRPVKTPRPISMAPIPVMWEKYSISSDSEKGENIKAYGIKNSITNTLGLRAKDSTRVAGPQSKVKNRSRSHNDINHVGTCSLEPIYCDNKCGQKVPRRVLGHHKTVECSKRLLPCRFCGKEFVADTLQAHHGKCCRFPITCPQGCETADLVREDMDSHLKESCPALTVNCSFKEAGCRFKGPRYAVEKHEEDSMRQHLGLMCSFAVRQQQQLTTLRSQISRMNLNYSGTLVWKISDYSTRLAEAKLKEGFELISPPFYTSQYGYKLQASVFLNGNGSGENSHLSVYIKILPGEYDALLKWPFAHTVSFTLHDQTSNPEAACNIVESFIPDPTWENFQRPSREPDALGFGFPRFVSHEMLKKRHFIKDDILFLRVKVDANKVVAV, from the exons ATGACACGACCTGTAAAAACTCCGAGGCCCATTTCAATGGCTCCAATACCAGTTATGTGGGAGAAATATTCAATTAGTTCTGATTcggaaaaaggagaaaatataaAAGCCTATGGAATAAAAAATAGCATTACAAATACCCTTGGGTTAAGAGCGAAGGACTCCACCCGTGTTGCAGGACCCCAAAGCAAAGTCAAAAACAGAAGCAGGTCACACAATGACATC AATCATGTTGGGACCTGTAGCCTAGAACCAATATACTGTGACAACAAGTGTGGTCAGAAAGTGCCGAGACGTGTCTTAGGCCATCACAAGACAGTCGAATGTTCAAAGAGGCTACTCCCCTGCCGTTTTTGTGGTAAGGAGTTTGTGGCCGATACTCTTCAG GCCCATCACGGAAAATGCTGTCGCTTCCCTATCACATGTCCTCAAGGCTGCGAAACGGCTGATCTCGTCCGCGAAGATATGGATTCTCATCTTAAAGAGTCTTGTCCAGCTCTGACCGTCAACTGCAGTTTCAAAGAAGCAGGCTGTAGATTTAAG GGTCCACGATATGCAGTTGAGAAACACGAAGAAGACTCAATGCGTCAGCATTTGGGCCTCATGTGTTCATTTGCAGTGAGGCAGCAGCAGCAGCTTACAACACTGCGATCTCAGATCTCAAGAATGAACCTTAATTACTCAG gTACCCTAGTCTGGAAGATCAGTGACTATTCAACACGTCTTGCTGAAGCGAAATTGAAGGAAGGGTTTGAGCTCATAAGTCCCCCCTTTTACACAAGCCAATATGGATATAAACTCCAG GCTTCTGTTTTTCTCAATGGTAATGGCTCAGGTGAAAACAGTCATTTATCTGTGTACATAAAAATCCTTCCTGGAGAGTATGATGCATTGCTTAAATGGCCCTTTGCACACACTGTTTCCTTCACCCTTCACGACCAAACCTCAAATCCAGAGGCT gctTGTAATATCGTAGAGAGCTTTATACCAGACCCAACATGGGAAAATTTTCAGCGACCTTCACGTGAGCCTGATGCCCTTGGGTTTGGCTTCCCCCGTTTCGTCTCACATGAAATGCTCAAGAAGCGACATTTTATAAAAGATGATATTCTTTTCCTCCGAGTGAAAGTGGATGCAAATAAAGTCGTCGCTGTCTAG